A genome region from Aliivibrio salmonicida LFI1238 includes the following:
- the ccoN gene encoding cytochrome-c oxidase, cbb3-type subunit I: MSQLQQHEQNYNYTVVRQFTLVTILWGIVGMGVGVLIAAQLVWPQLNFDTPWLTYSRLRPLHTNAVIFAFGTSALFATSYYVVQRTCQTRLFGGPLVAFTFWGWQAIILAAAISLPLGMTSGKEYAELEWPIDIAITLVWVAYAIVFFGTLFKRNTSHIYVANWFFGAFILTVAVLHIVNSLAVPVSLTKSYSIYSGAVDAMVQWWYGHNAVGFLLTAGFLGMMYYFVPKQAERPVYSYRLSIVHFWALISLYIWAGPHHLHYTALPDWTQSLGMVMSLVLFAPSWGGMINGIMTLSGAWHKLRYDPILRFLVVSLSFYGMSTFEGPMMAIKSVNALSHYTDWTIGHVHSGALGWVAMVTIGSLYHLIPKLFGQERMYSVSLINVHFGLATIGTVLYIVAMWISGVMQGLMWRAVNADGTLTYSFVESLEASYPFYFVRFVGGLIFLSGMFLLAYNAYKTISSPKNSLKAIPQPAQ, encoded by the coding sequence ATGAGCCAATTACAGCAGCATGAACAAAACTACAACTATACCGTTGTTCGCCAATTCACCTTAGTTACCATTCTATGGGGTATTGTTGGCATGGGTGTAGGTGTATTAATTGCCGCTCAATTAGTCTGGCCGCAACTGAATTTTGACACACCATGGCTTACGTATAGCCGTTTGCGTCCTCTGCATACTAATGCAGTGATTTTCGCATTCGGTACAAGTGCCCTATTTGCAACATCTTATTATGTTGTTCAGCGTACTTGTCAAACACGTTTGTTTGGTGGTCCATTAGTTGCGTTCACCTTCTGGGGATGGCAAGCAATTATCTTAGCAGCAGCAATTTCGTTGCCTCTAGGAATGACATCAGGAAAAGAATATGCAGAATTAGAGTGGCCGATCGATATCGCTATCACTTTAGTTTGGGTGGCTTATGCCATTGTATTCTTTGGAACTCTGTTTAAACGTAATACTTCTCATATTTACGTTGCAAACTGGTTCTTTGGAGCCTTCATTTTAACCGTTGCCGTTCTTCATATTGTGAATAGCCTTGCTGTTCCAGTATCACTGACTAAATCATATTCGATTTATTCTGGTGCGGTAGATGCGATGGTTCAATGGTGGTATGGCCATAACGCAGTAGGTTTCCTATTGACTGCTGGCTTCTTAGGAATGATGTACTATTTCGTACCAAAACAAGCAGAACGTCCAGTTTATTCTTACCGTTTATCTATTGTTCACTTCTGGGCATTAATATCACTTTATATCTGGGCTGGTCCTCACCACTTACATTATACCGCTCTACCTGACTGGACTCAGTCTTTAGGTATGGTGATGTCATTGGTTCTATTCGCACCGTCTTGGGGCGGAATGATCAATGGTATAATGACGTTATCTGGTGCTTGGCATAAGCTACGTTATGACCCTATCCTTCGATTCTTAGTCGTTTCTTTATCGTTCTATGGTATGTCTACCTTTGAAGGTCCGATGATGGCGATTAAATCAGTTAACGCACTCTCTCATTATACTGACTGGACTATCGGTCATGTTCATTCTGGTGCGTTAGGTTGGGTTGCTATGGTAACGATTGGTTCACTGTACCACTTAATTCCTAAGCTGTTTGGTCAAGAGCGCATGTACTCTGTATCACTCATCAATGTTCATTTTGGGTTAGCGACAATTGGTACTGTTCTTTATATCGTGGCAATGTGGATTTCAGGTGTGATGCAAGGTCTAATGTGGCGTGCGGTTAACGCTGATGGCACATTAACGTATAGCTTTGTTGAATCATTAGAAGCCTCTTACCCATTCTATTTCGTTCGTTTTGTTGGTGGTTTAATCTTCCTTTCAGGTATGTTCCTACTTGCATATAATGCATATAAGACCATTTCTTCACCGAAGAATAGCCTAAAAGCAATTCCTCAACCGGCACAATAA
- the ccoO gene encoding cytochrome-c oxidase, cbb3-type subunit II, with protein MSSNRHEIIEKNVGLLAVLVVVAISFGALVEITPLIFQKQTTEPVDNLRVYTPLEMEGRDIYIREGCNVCHSQMIRPFRAETERYGHYSVAGESVWEHPFLWGSKRTGPDLARVGERYSDEWHRVHLMNPRDVVPESNMPGFPWLAENVLDGELTSKKIAIFRNDFGVPYTEEDVKNASDAVKGKTEMDALIAYLQSLGHAMK; from the coding sequence ATGAGTTCTAATCGTCATGAAATCATAGAAAAAAATGTTGGCCTTCTAGCCGTTTTGGTTGTTGTTGCTATCAGTTTTGGTGCGTTAGTTGAAATCACCCCACTGATTTTCCAAAAGCAAACCACTGAGCCTGTTGATAACTTACGTGTATACACACCACTAGAAATGGAAGGTCGTGATATTTACATTCGTGAAGGTTGTAACGTATGTCACAGCCAGATGATCCGACCATTCCGTGCAGAAACGGAACGTTACGGTCATTATTCTGTTGCGGGTGAAAGCGTTTGGGAGCATCCATTCTTATGGGGCTCAAAACGTACAGGACCCGATCTAGCTCGTGTCGGTGAGCGTTATTCTGATGAATGGCATCGAGTTCATTTAATGAACCCTCGTGATGTAGTTCCAGAATCAAACATGCCGGGTTTCCCTTGGTTAGCAGAAAACGTGCTTGATGGTGAATTAACATCGAAGAAAATTGCTATTTTCCGTAATGATTTTGGTGTGCCATACACTGAAGAAGATGTAAAAAATGCATCTGACGCAGTCAAAGGCAAGACAGAGATGGATGCGCTTATTGCTTATCTTCAATCTCTTGGTCACGCAATGAAGTAA
- a CDS encoding cbb3-type cytochrome oxidase subunit 3, with translation MDAGTIHAIWTVILFFSMMGIIFWAYSKRQTTRFEEAANLVFADEQEDTSSQNKTGVDKE, from the coding sequence ATGGACGCTGGAACTATTCATGCAATTTGGACTGTCATTCTGTTTTTCAGCATGATGGGTATTATTTTCTGGGCATACAGTAAACGTCAAACGACTCGCTTTGAAGAAGCGGCAAATTTGGTTTTTGCTGATGAGCAAGAAGATACTTCAAGCCAAAATAAGACAGGAGTTGATAAAGAATGA
- the ccoP gene encoding cytochrome-c oxidase, cbb3-type subunit III, which translates to MSTFWSLWISVITIGTLIGCGLLLRFCLKNTTGIKEGDDMGHEYDGIRELNNPLPKWWAYMFWATIAFAVVYLILYPGLGNFKGVLGWTSSDQTVRNVEESRVSIARAHKDKTLDQFARELDEANTNFGETFSKLAYKPGTSEFRAIEEIAHDDEARKVGQRLFLQNCSQCHGSDARGMSGFPNLTDTAWLYGGEPQAIKTTIMNGRVGNMPAWGDALGKDGVKEVVSYTLSLSGRKVNVKEAAAGKQRFIVCAACHGTDGKGNPALGAPDLTDHDWLFGDSRAAVTETVTNGRQGVMPAWKDVLGEEKVQLLAAYVWSLSNNK; encoded by the coding sequence ATGAGTACTTTTTGGAGCCTCTGGATAAGTGTTATTACCATTGGTACGTTAATTGGTTGTGGTTTACTTCTTCGTTTCTGTTTGAAAAATACAACAGGAATTAAAGAAGGTGACGACATGGGTCACGAATACGATGGTATCCGTGAGCTAAACAACCCGTTACCAAAATGGTGGGCTTACATGTTTTGGGCCACCATCGCTTTTGCAGTGGTCTATTTAATTCTTTACCCAGGATTAGGTAATTTTAAAGGCGTATTAGGCTGGACAAGCTCAGACCAAACGGTTCGTAATGTTGAAGAGTCAAGAGTATCTATTGCTCGTGCTCATAAAGACAAAACGCTGGATCAATTTGCTCGTGAACTTGATGAAGCCAATACTAATTTTGGTGAAACATTCTCAAAACTTGCCTATAAGCCAGGAACTTCAGAGTTCCGAGCAATAGAAGAAATTGCTCATGATGATGAAGCCAGAAAAGTAGGTCAACGTTTGTTCCTACAGAACTGTTCTCAATGTCATGGTTCAGATGCAAGAGGCATGAGTGGTTTCCCTAACTTAACCGATACTGCATGGTTATATGGTGGAGAACCACAAGCAATCAAAACGACGATTATGAATGGTCGTGTTGGTAACATGCCAGCTTGGGGTGATGCTTTAGGTAAAGATGGTGTTAAAGAAGTAGTCAGCTACACACTTAGCCTATCTGGTCGTAAAGTGAATGTAAAAGAAGCGGCTGCAGGTAAACAACGATTTATCGTTTGTGCTGCATGTCATGGTACAGATGGTAAAGGTAACCCTGCTTTGGGTGCTCCAGATCTAACTGACCATGATTGGCTGTTTGGTGACTCACGCGCTGCTGTAACAGAAACAGTAACAAATGGTCGTCAAGGCGTAATGCCAGCATGGAAAGATGTATTAGGTGAAGAGAAAGTACAACTTCTTGCCGCATACGTCTGGAGCCTAAGCAACAATAAATAA
- a CDS encoding FixH family protein — MTQPQPWYKQFWPWFLIILPGTVVVACITTFVLFVHNDVDLVAEDYYKKGKAINVDLSKIKVAQNLSIFAKVRDLGDTIEIQLDKGKLEHNPAIKAIFTHRTLPDRDFSKILTSDAKSIYRIQLDEPLTGPWFIELLPHDSSWMIQGRINFPTVDFFPLGK; from the coding sequence ATGACTCAACCTCAACCTTGGTATAAGCAGTTTTGGCCTTGGTTTCTCATCATTCTTCCAGGCACCGTTGTCGTTGCTTGTATCACTACTTTCGTCCTTTTTGTTCACAATGATGTCGATTTAGTTGCTGAAGATTATTATAAAAAAGGCAAAGCAATTAACGTTGATCTTTCTAAGATAAAAGTCGCTCAAAACCTCTCGATTTTCGCTAAAGTACGCGATCTTGGTGATACAATTGAAATTCAATTAGATAAAGGAAAATTGGAACATAACCCTGCTATTAAAGCTATTTTTACTCATAGAACATTACCAGATCGAGATTTCTCAAAAATACTCACATCTGATGCAAAAAGCATTTATCGCATTCAATTAGATGAACCATTAACGGGTCCCTGGTTTATTGAACTATTACCACACGATAGTTCGTGGATGATCCAAGGTCGCATCAATTTCCCTACCGTAGACTTTTTTCCTTTAGGTAAATAA
- a CDS encoding heavy metal translocating P-type ATPase: MSKDCYHCNEPVPIGSSFQVDILGQKRDMCCLGCESVAQTIIDNGLSSYYQYRTAPADKANLVPDQLKALEHYDHKEIQKEFVRTTENNKEVTLSLDGVSCAACAWLIEKQLAKAKGIHQITVNTSTHRALLSWDPKETELSTLLTLIHQLGYKAAPFEADKQEEEYHRSMKQYLYRLGIAGLATMQVMMLAVALYLEVFGDLDPEFRNYLRYVSLVFATPVMLYSALPFYMNAWRSLKARTLGMDVPVSIAMLFAYFASVVATVTEKGEVFFESVAMFTFFLLLGRFLEMRARRKAAAITGNLLKLVPVMATLQSGKRVPARTLDIDDIVIVPPGEHLPADGVVISGCSAIDESMFTGESMPVAKNESDPVFSGTINGDGNLTVRVTKTKADSLISTIVKLQDEAQMSKPKVAEIADLIARYFVAGILIISAFTWFYWHETKPDDAFWIMLSVLVATCPCALSLATPTAITCSTSRLAQLGLMLRRGHVLETLCKVNRLVIDKTGTLTEGNVQLTHIHCFTDVTEKESKTLAAELESFANHPIARAFSEFRDPNKSHFDRVENIIGSGLIGYSGSDEWKIGHHQFTCPKATLENKQNYQVWLSKNNCPIAAFSLNDPIRKESYEFIQSLHALNIKITMLTGDNSSAVAKVAKELNIDTVISGVSPKGKLDYLTSLPKNEVSLMVGDGINDAPTLAGAHLSIAMGSGTDVAKASADMILIGDNLTRLIEARTLAIKTRKIIRENLAWALGYNAIILPLAVMGLVAPYIAVVGMSASSIIVVSNSLRLLKNG, translated from the coding sequence ATGTCAAAGGATTGTTACCATTGCAATGAGCCTGTTCCTATAGGCTCTTCTTTTCAAGTTGATATATTAGGTCAAAAGCGAGATATGTGTTGCCTAGGCTGTGAATCAGTAGCGCAAACAATCATCGATAATGGCTTATCTTCTTATTATCAATATCGTACTGCACCGGCAGATAAAGCCAATTTAGTCCCAGATCAATTAAAAGCACTTGAGCATTATGATCACAAAGAAATTCAAAAAGAATTCGTAAGAACAACTGAAAACAACAAGGAAGTGACACTGTCACTTGATGGTGTATCTTGCGCCGCTTGTGCTTGGTTGATTGAAAAACAATTAGCGAAAGCAAAAGGAATTCATCAAATAACCGTTAATACGTCAACTCATCGAGCATTATTAAGTTGGGATCCGAAAGAAACAGAATTAAGCACACTATTAACGTTAATCCACCAATTGGGTTATAAGGCGGCGCCATTTGAAGCCGATAAACAAGAAGAAGAATACCATCGCTCAATGAAACAATACCTGTATCGTTTAGGTATTGCAGGATTAGCTACCATGCAGGTGATGATGCTCGCTGTCGCGCTGTATCTCGAAGTTTTTGGGGACTTAGACCCTGAATTTAGAAACTATTTACGATACGTTAGTTTAGTTTTTGCAACACCAGTTATGCTTTATTCTGCATTGCCTTTCTATATGAATGCATGGCGTAGCCTTAAAGCCCGAACACTTGGGATGGATGTTCCGGTCTCTATTGCGATGTTATTTGCCTACTTTGCCAGTGTTGTCGCGACGGTAACAGAAAAAGGTGAAGTATTTTTTGAATCTGTCGCTATGTTTACTTTTTTCTTGTTGCTTGGTCGATTTCTTGAAATGCGGGCACGACGCAAAGCAGCTGCAATTACAGGGAATCTATTAAAATTAGTCCCAGTCATGGCAACCCTACAATCAGGAAAAAGAGTTCCTGCCAGAACATTAGATATTGATGATATTGTTATTGTTCCTCCAGGTGAGCATTTACCCGCTGATGGCGTAGTAATCTCAGGATGTAGTGCGATTGATGAATCAATGTTTACTGGTGAATCCATGCCTGTAGCTAAGAATGAATCAGACCCTGTTTTTTCTGGCACGATCAATGGTGATGGCAATTTAACGGTTCGAGTAACCAAAACCAAAGCAGATTCATTAATTTCTACCATCGTAAAATTACAAGATGAAGCTCAAATGTCGAAGCCAAAAGTCGCAGAAATTGCAGATTTAATCGCTAGATATTTTGTTGCGGGTATTCTGATTATTTCTGCATTTACTTGGTTCTATTGGCATGAAACAAAACCTGATGATGCCTTTTGGATCATGTTGTCAGTTTTAGTCGCAACCTGTCCGTGTGCACTTTCTTTAGCAACACCAACAGCAATCACTTGTTCTACTTCTCGTCTTGCGCAGCTTGGATTAATGTTACGTCGGGGGCACGTATTAGAAACCCTCTGTAAAGTAAATCGCTTAGTGATTGATAAGACAGGGACCTTGACCGAAGGGAACGTTCAATTAACTCATATACATTGCTTTACCGACGTCACAGAAAAAGAAAGTAAAACGTTAGCCGCAGAGCTTGAGTCTTTTGCAAATCACCCTATTGCTCGTGCTTTCTCTGAATTTAGAGATCCAAATAAAAGTCATTTCGACCGCGTAGAAAATATCATAGGCTCTGGTCTTATTGGTTATTCAGGTAGTGATGAATGGAAGATTGGTCATCACCAATTTACTTGTCCAAAAGCCACATTAGAAAATAAGCAAAATTACCAAGTATGGTTATCTAAAAATAATTGCCCTATTGCGGCTTTTTCTTTAAATGATCCGATTCGAAAAGAAAGTTATGAATTCATTCAATCTCTTCATGCTTTAAACATTAAAATTACCATGTTAACAGGTGATAATAGCTCGGCTGTTGCGAAAGTGGCTAAAGAATTAAATATTGATACCGTTATCTCTGGTGTATCACCAAAAGGGAAATTAGATTATCTAACCTCACTACCAAAAAATGAAGTCTCTCTAATGGTTGGCGATGGTATAAATGATGCCCCTACACTCGCAGGTGCCCACCTTTCCATTGCTATGGGCTCAGGCACTGATGTCGCAAAAGCATCCGCCGATATGATATTGATCGGTGATAACCTCACTCGCTTAATCGAAGCACGAACATTAGCGATTAAAACACGTAAGATTATTCGCGAAAACTTAGCATGGGCATTAGGTTATAATGCCATAATTTTGCCATTAGCCGTTATGGGCCTTGTTGCACCTTATATTGCCGTTGTCGGTATGTCAGCAAGCTCTATTATCGTTGTTTCCAACTCTTTAAGGTTATTGAAAAATGGCTAG
- the ccoS gene encoding cbb3-type cytochrome oxidase assembly protein CcoS: MASLYLLIPIAILLVCVAVAIFIWAVKSGQFEDLDRQGSQILFDEDIQIKKDDHEQ; this comes from the coding sequence ATGGCTAGTTTGTATTTATTAATTCCTATCGCAATACTGCTTGTCTGTGTTGCTGTTGCTATATTCATTTGGGCGGTAAAAAGTGGTCAATTTGAAGATCTTGACCGTCAAGGATCTCAAATCCTCTTTGATGAAGATATTCAAATAAAGAAAGATGACCATGAACAGTGA
- a CDS encoding sulfite exporter TauE/SafE family protein codes for MNSDFIGAFIIGLMGAGHCIGMCGGISAVISMGSDGNKYPRWCFILLYNLGRISSYGIFGFIVGGIFVSIAQTSSSYSALVYLRVFAGIMMCLLALYIANWWKGIVYIEVIGKKLWQFISPLTKPLLPLKSPFHAIPFGFLWGWLPCGLVYSTLTWAAVSGSALNGALVMMAFGLGTLPAMFLVGIGAQTLKTWLNHKLTRNVGGLLLLAYGLQTIYVALDQLR; via the coding sequence ATGAACAGTGATTTTATTGGTGCGTTTATTATTGGTTTAATGGGCGCAGGACACTGCATTGGTATGTGCGGAGGAATATCGGCTGTAATATCAATGGGTTCAGATGGTAATAAATACCCTAGATGGTGCTTTATCTTATTATATAACCTTGGAAGAATAAGTTCTTATGGTATTTTCGGGTTTATTGTTGGTGGGATATTTGTATCTATTGCACAAACAAGCTCAAGTTATAGTGCGCTAGTTTACTTGCGGGTGTTTGCTGGCATAATGATGTGTCTGTTAGCGCTATACATCGCTAATTGGTGGAAAGGCATTGTTTACATTGAAGTAATAGGGAAAAAATTATGGCAATTTATCTCCCCTTTAACAAAACCATTATTACCTTTAAAATCCCCTTTCCATGCTATTCCATTTGGATTTTTATGGGGGTGGTTACCTTGTGGATTAGTCTATTCAACACTCACTTGGGCCGCGGTTTCAGGAAGTGCTCTCAATGGCGCATTGGTTATGATGGCATTTGGTTTAGGTACCTTACCTGCCATGTTTCTTGTTGGTATTGGTGCTCAAACCCTAAAAACATGGCTAAATCATAAACTAACCCGAAACGTAGGGGGTTTATTGCTTTTAGCTTATGGACTTCAAACGATATATGTTGCGCTAGATCAACTCCGCTAA
- a CDS encoding FNR family transcription factor, translating into MMSDNSANKRIQSGGCAIHCQDCSISQLCIPFTLNESELDQLDEIIERKKPIQKGQELFKAGDELKSLYAIRSGTIKSYTITEQGDEQITAFHLAGDLVGFDAITDAEHPSFAQALETSMVCEIPYEILDDLSGKMPKLRQQIMRLMSNEIKGDQEMILLLSKKNAEERLAAFLFNLSTRFHQRGFSPREFRLTMTRGDIGNYLGLTVETISRLLGRFQKTEMLTVKGKYITINDHDALAELAGSVKAIK; encoded by the coding sequence ATGATGTCAGATAACTCAGCAAACAAACGAATTCAATCAGGTGGGTGTGCTATTCACTGTCAAGATTGCAGTATCAGTCAATTATGTATACCGTTCACATTAAATGAATCGGAATTAGATCAGCTAGATGAAATCATCGAGCGCAAAAAGCCGATTCAAAAAGGCCAAGAACTGTTTAAAGCGGGTGATGAACTAAAATCACTGTATGCAATTCGTTCAGGTACAATCAAGAGCTACACCATTACTGAACAAGGTGATGAGCAAATTACCGCTTTTCATTTAGCGGGTGATTTGGTTGGTTTTGATGCGATTACTGATGCTGAACACCCAAGCTTTGCTCAAGCACTTGAAACATCAATGGTATGTGAAATACCTTATGAAATTTTAGATGACCTTTCAGGTAAAATGCCTAAGCTCCGTCAACAAATTATGCGTTTAATGAGTAATGAAATTAAAGGTGACCAAGAAATGATCCTTCTGCTTTCTAAAAAGAACGCAGAAGAGCGCTTAGCGGCTTTCTTGTTTAACTTATCGACTCGTTTCCACCAACGTGGTTTTTCACCTCGCGAATTCCGTCTTACTATGACTCGTGGTGATATTGGTAACTACCTTGGCCTAACCGTAGAAACAATCAGTCGCCTACTTGGCCGCTTTCAAAAAACAGAAATGTTAACGGTAAAAGGCAAGTATATAACCATAAATGATCATGATGCATTAGCCGAACTTGCAGGTTCAGTTAAAGCAATAAAATAG
- the uspE gene encoding universal stress protein UspE: MNRYRKILVAAIIDQEKQPALERALDLANRSTKSTDITLFCTIYDFSYEMTSMLSPEERTAMRNGVVSQKVTFLNSLVSSYTLAEHITIKVKVLWHNRPYEAIINEIFDDKYDILIKATREHAKLETVFFTPTDWHLLRKSPIPVLLVKERSWPENGNILASVHVGSENPTHIKLNDKMVEEAQYFAEVLNATPHLVNAYPSTPPSIHVELPEFDSVHYKDAIRGYHLTEMKALRQKYAIPEEQTHVYEGPTEDVISEVEDELHAELVILGTTGRTGLSAIFIGNTAENTLALLNSDILALKPEGYISPLDPNN; encoded by the coding sequence ATGAACCGCTATCGTAAAATACTCGTTGCAGCGATCATTGATCAAGAGAAACAACCCGCTCTTGAACGCGCATTAGATTTAGCAAATAGAAGTACGAAATCGACAGATATTACCCTTTTTTGTACTATCTATGATTTCTCTTATGAAATGACATCCATGCTCTCTCCAGAAGAGCGCACGGCCATGCGTAATGGTGTCGTATCTCAAAAAGTGACGTTTCTTAACTCTCTAGTGTCGTCATACACACTCGCAGAGCATATAACAATAAAAGTAAAAGTCCTTTGGCATAATCGCCCTTATGAAGCCATTATTAATGAAATATTTGACGACAAATACGATATATTAATAAAAGCGACCAGAGAACACGCTAAGTTAGAGACCGTTTTCTTTACTCCGACTGATTGGCATTTATTGCGAAAATCGCCAATTCCAGTTCTACTAGTTAAAGAGCGTTCATGGCCTGAAAATGGCAATATTCTAGCGTCAGTGCATGTCGGTTCTGAAAATCCGACACACATAAAACTTAACGATAAAATGGTTGAAGAAGCACAATATTTCGCTGAAGTATTAAACGCTACGCCTCATTTAGTTAACGCCTATCCATCAACACCACCATCAATTCATGTTGAATTACCTGAATTTGATAGTGTTCATTACAAAGATGCGATACGTGGTTATCACCTAACTGAAATGAAAGCACTAAGACAAAAATACGCTATTCCAGAAGAGCAAACCCATGTTTATGAAGGGCCAACTGAAGATGTCATATCCGAAGTCGAAGATGAGCTGCATGCTGAACTTGTTATTTTAGGAACCACAGGGCGAACAGGTTTGTCCGCTATTTTTATTGGTAACACCGCAGAGAACACACTTGCGTTACTAAATAGTGATATTTTGGCACTGAAACCAGAAGGTTATATTAGCCCTCTTGACCCAAATAACTAA
- the ttcA gene encoding tRNA 2-thiocytidine(32) synthetase TtcA: MSELTKAQQQNFTKLQKKIRRNTGKAIADYNMIEDGDRIMVCLSGGKDSFTMLDILIGLKKSAPISFDLIAVNLDQKQPGFPTHILPEYLDTLGVEYRVVEEDTYSIVQDKLIEGKTTCSLCSRLRRGILYRTAKELGATKIALGHHRDDILETMFLNMFYGGKLKGMPPKLVSDNGEHVVIRPLAYCREKDIIKYADLADYPIIPCNLCGSQPNMQRQNIKQMLNTWDTQFPGRIESMFTAMQNVVPSHLADFNTFDFKSINRDSGVINGGDIGFDKEEMPVQPVDIDDAVTEFDPSLKLDIVNVQ, encoded by the coding sequence ATGAGCGAATTAACCAAAGCGCAGCAACAAAATTTCACTAAGCTTCAGAAAAAAATCCGTCGTAATACAGGTAAAGCTATTGCCGATTACAACATGATTGAAGATGGCGACCGTATTATGGTTTGTCTATCTGGTGGTAAAGACAGCTTTACCATGCTTGATATTCTTATCGGCTTAAAGAAAAGTGCGCCAATCTCATTTGATCTAATCGCTGTAAACCTAGACCAAAAACAACCTGGTTTCCCTACTCATATTTTACCTGAGTACCTAGATACATTAGGGGTTGAATACCGAGTTGTTGAAGAAGATACCTACTCAATTGTTCAAGATAAATTGATTGAAGGTAAAACGACTTGTTCTTTATGTTCACGCTTACGTCGTGGTATTTTGTATCGTACAGCAAAAGAACTGGGGGCAACGAAAATTGCACTTGGTCACCACCGTGATGACATATTAGAAACGATGTTCTTAAACATGTTCTACGGCGGAAAACTGAAAGGCATGCCGCCAAAACTAGTGTCAGATAATGGCGAACACGTCGTGATTCGCCCACTGGCTTATTGTCGTGAAAAAGACATCATTAAATATGCTGACCTAGCTGACTACCCTATTATTCCATGTAATCTTTGTGGCTCTCAACCTAACATGCAACGCCAAAACATTAAGCAAATGCTAAATACATGGGATACACAGTTCCCAGGACGTATTGAATCGATGTTTACAGCAATGCAAAACGTTGTACCAAGTCACCTTGCTGATTTTAATACTTTTGACTTTAAGAGCATTAATCGAGATTCAGGCGTGATCAATGGTGGTGACATTGGTTTTGATAAAGAAGAAATGCCAGTACAGCCCGTTGATATTGATGATGCAGTTACAGAGTTCGACCCATCATTAAAATTAGATATTGTGAACGTACAATAA
- the tnpA gene encoding IS66 family insertion sequence element accessory protein TnpA, whose amino-acid sequence MQKDKKRTPEQWHALFESQQSSKLSAAEFCRNHNILPKTFSARKARWKQKINASTFLKVEALTSTIIATPQLPDIQLSIGKLRLTLPANTEPHWIGLLLKGYQS is encoded by the coding sequence ATGCAAAAAGATAAAAAGAGAACACCAGAGCAATGGCACGCTCTATTTGAATCTCAGCAATCTAGCAAGCTTAGTGCCGCTGAATTTTGTCGTAACCATAATATTCTGCCAAAGACATTTAGTGCACGTAAAGCACGATGGAAACAAAAGATTAACGCTTCTACTTTCTTGAAAGTAGAAGCGTTAACATCAACTATCATCGCCACTCCACAATTACCAGATATTCAACTTTCTATCGGAAAATTGCGATTAACATTGCCAGCTAATACTGAACCTCACTGGATAGGACTCTTATTAAAAGGGTATCAATCATGA
- the tnpB gene encoding IS66 family insertion sequence element accessory protein TnpB (TnpB, as the term is used for proteins encoded by IS66 family insertion elements, is considered an accessory protein, since TnpC, encoded by a neighboring gene, is a DDE family transposase.), with protein sequence MNVFTDVSTIYLHRDFVDFRKAINGLVVIVEQEMQLSPFSDALFIFCNKPRDKLKILYWDKTGFALWYKRLDEDRFKWPRNINNDTLALSEQQLTLLLQGFDILGHQPVHYQTTL encoded by the coding sequence ATGAATGTATTTACTGATGTTTCCACCATTTATCTTCATCGTGATTTTGTCGATTTTCGCAAGGCCATTAATGGCCTTGTCGTGATTGTTGAGCAAGAAATGCAACTATCACCGTTTAGTGATGCTCTATTTATATTTTGCAATAAGCCTCGTGATAAACTCAAAATATTGTATTGGGATAAAACAGGATTCGCTTTATGGTACAAGCGATTAGATGAAGACCGCTTCAAATGGCCACGAAATATAAATAACGATACGTTAGCATTATCAGAGCAGCAACTGACACTGCTATTACAAGGTTTTGATATCTTAGGACATCAACCGGTACATTATCAAACAACCCTTTAA